A single Saccharolobus shibatae B12 DNA region contains:
- the cas6 gene encoding CRISPR-associated endoribonuclease Cas6 — MIYTLTFRLKPSNDVIVPPFTSKLSRTLFLPFSPTYSKIIESKEPNKPLRITVVKDQGRPLYSNGRSKVVLKAENTYTFIVNTLLEDVVKEVIRAESVNREIYNTNFHVELENVSVKENIMVEEARFYVVHFKTPTLLQPPRPRMKRKENRYVLFPYVPLLFYSIASHWNRYMDKKIVGVTGSKTLYYFREVNYRIRPMTTYYGNIPNKGFVGWAVFELSARKGSKIRENVRKLLDYVNYFGVGKSRNIGFGEVEVKPLNG, encoded by the coding sequence GTGATTTACACACTTACATTCCGATTAAAACCCTCAAACGACGTAATTGTCCCACCTTTCACTTCTAAGCTCAGTAGGACGTTATTCTTACCTTTTTCCCCCACGTACTCGAAGATTATAGAGAGTAAGGAGCCGAACAAACCCTTGAGGATAACTGTTGTAAAGGATCAAGGCAGACCCTTGTACTCAAACGGGAGGAGTAAAGTGGTACTAAAGGCAGAGAACACCTACACCTTTATCGTAAATACTCTGTTGGAGGATGTGGTAAAGGAGGTAATAAGGGCTGAGAGCGTCAATAGGGAAATTTACAACACTAATTTTCACGTGGAGTTGGAAAACGTTTCAGTAAAGGAAAACATCATGGTTGAGGAGGCCAGGTTTTACGTAGTTCACTTCAAGACGCCTACGCTTTTACAACCCCCTAGGCCTAGGATGAAAAGAAAGGAGAACAGGTATGTGTTATTCCCTTACGTCCCACTTCTCTTCTACTCCATAGCCTCCCACTGGAATAGATATATGGATAAGAAGATTGTGGGAGTTACCGGTAGTAAGACGTTATACTACTTTAGAGAGGTGAACTATAGGATAAGACCGATGACTACTTATTACGGAAACATACCCAATAAGGGATTTGTAGGATGGGCTGTGTTTGAGTTGAGTGCTAGAAAAGGCAGTAAGATAAGGGAGAACGTTAGAAAGCTATTGGATTACGTAAATTACTTCGGCGTGGGAAAGAGTAGGAACATTGGCTTTGGAGAGGTAGAAGTAAAACCACTTAATGGTTAA
- the cas4 gene encoding CRISPR-associated protein Cas4, with protein MTISGITIKHFAYCPQIVRIESMGFTERVSEAMIEGEQVEKEKVMNFLYATLKPLNVVGKPIFRYGDLIGSPDYVLTYPNHWVPLDVKSGRKRYDHKLQMKYYLYLMDMNGINVKEGLLYYVSLKEMVRLEYNYAEKRYVEKVLSKIRDAINGKVRVVQDARKCHNCGFFIYCKPKIKGNLAYVD; from the coding sequence ATGACAATAAGTGGCATTACGATAAAGCACTTCGCCTACTGCCCTCAAATAGTTAGGATAGAGAGCATGGGATTTACTGAGAGGGTGAGTGAGGCTATGATTGAGGGGGAGCAAGTAGAGAAGGAAAAGGTTATGAACTTCCTTTACGCCACATTAAAACCGTTGAATGTTGTGGGAAAACCGATCTTTAGGTATGGGGACTTGATCGGTTCACCGGACTACGTTTTGACTTACCCAAATCACTGGGTTCCACTCGACGTTAAGAGCGGGAGGAAGAGGTATGATCACAAGTTGCAAATGAAGTATTACCTTTACCTAATGGACATGAATGGGATTAACGTGAAAGAGGGGTTGTTATATTACGTTAGCCTTAAGGAAATGGTTAGGTTAGAGTACAATTACGCTGAGAAGAGGTATGTGGAGAAGGTTTTGAGTAAGATAAGGGATGCCATAAACGGTAAGGTGAGGGTTGTTCAAGACGCGAGGAAGTGCCATAATTGCGGATTTTTCATCTATTGTAAACCTAAAATAAAGGGAAATTTAGCTTATGTTGATTGA
- a CDS encoding CRISPR-associated protein has translation MVFKINLPSEGLFARSLVVSELLGLQNVGINIDDDVANIEREEEFKDNLKNELSQFKVVFNKLKTYKKNYTNEVNLAEKIFNGDVEEFFKEDNEEYFLPLIFPEIMEAEKWFGGWSGSGKGSKRTIGVNRQSFILSLLSLGKYQLVSYRAAKEQVTVLALVDTTVMSDMCKPSKKKELRVQSNLIGQLSHISRLLIFSTVLDEQGCQEVLLLKEGTHRAEIYERNPHTSLRPLIRFWTLVDDDSVERRITSLANQSPDSLNKVSNYIFEGIKGTLSPVEVTYMIARDTYLKDEQSPLTSWDIKKIREALEKMRVEMEEVYSST, from the coding sequence ATGGTATTCAAAATAAATCTCCCATCTGAGGGATTATTTGCTAGAAGTCTAGTGGTAAGTGAACTATTAGGTTTACAAAACGTTGGGATTAATATAGATGACGATGTAGCAAATATAGAAAGGGAAGAAGAGTTTAAGGACAATTTGAAGAACGAATTAAGCCAATTTAAAGTCGTATTCAACAAGCTAAAGACGTATAAAAAGAACTACACAAACGAAGTAAACCTTGCAGAGAAGATCTTTAACGGTGACGTTGAGGAGTTCTTTAAAGAGGATAATGAAGAATACTTTTTACCTTTAATCTTCCCGGAAATCATGGAGGCTGAAAAGTGGTTCGGTGGCTGGAGCGGGAGTGGAAAGGGGTCTAAAAGAACTATTGGAGTTAATAGACAGTCCTTTATTCTGTCATTGTTGAGTTTAGGAAAATATCAACTAGTTAGCTATAGGGCAGCTAAAGAACAAGTCACGGTTTTAGCTTTAGTGGATACCACAGTGATGTCAGATATGTGTAAACCCTCCAAGAAAAAAGAGCTCAGAGTCCAATCAAATTTAATAGGTCAACTATCTCACATTAGTAGATTGCTTATATTCTCAACTGTGTTGGATGAGCAAGGTTGTCAAGAAGTACTCTTATTAAAAGAGGGAACACATAGAGCGGAAATATACGAGAGAAATCCACACACATCTTTAAGGCCATTAATTCGCTTCTGGACTTTAGTGGATGACGATAGTGTGGAAAGGAGGATCACCAGTCTAGCTAACCAATCTCCGGACTCACTTAACAAGGTGTCAAATTACATCTTTGAGGGAATTAAGGGTACGTTATCACCGGTAGAAGTAACATACATGATTGCTAGGGATACGTATTTGAAGGATGAGCAATCGCCTCTCACCTCATGGGATATTAAGAAAATAAGAGAAGCATTGGAAAAGATGAGAGTCGAGATGGAGGAGGTATACTCATCCACATGA
- the cas7a gene encoding type I-A CRISPR-associated protein Cas7/Csa2 → MWISFSVRYLVNVEDLNNVESAGNYVRHRRAPLVFKEKDSYTVTYVPAVSGEMIAHGYQMNLVELALQRNLPVDNLAKQGILIKRGSDDKVHEGTKCDDKKGSDYELCVIDEDVVEDVAGFMNPNKLVKRTSNIAFSYMVPAIDAVKASTISSQFHVRYANKELMDKYKNENIQSLYNIETASASYVLTGYLNVNSIGKTQNYPVKEVDKKKDREKVALDALMITLTQFLFGAKLTRFKPIVEIEALFVSASEKPFNLPPVTGDIKKYIDLVNSTTDSFAKVLNIKRPVVKYYLKEEKGNVNTPIDAFTVM, encoded by the coding sequence ATGTGGATATCCTTTTCCGTTAGGTATTTGGTAAACGTGGAAGATCTAAATAACGTAGAGTCTGCAGGGAACTACGTAAGGCATAGGAGGGCTCCATTAGTCTTTAAGGAAAAGGACTCCTACACGGTAACATATGTGCCAGCGGTTAGTGGAGAAATGATAGCACATGGGTATCAAATGAATCTAGTCGAATTAGCACTTCAAAGAAATCTACCAGTAGATAATTTAGCTAAGCAGGGAATATTGATAAAGAGGGGTTCTGACGATAAGGTTCATGAAGGTACTAAATGTGATGATAAAAAAGGGTCGGATTACGAACTCTGCGTTATTGATGAGGATGTAGTCGAGGACGTTGCAGGATTCATGAATCCAAACAAGCTAGTTAAGAGAACTTCAAATATAGCCTTTAGTTACATGGTTCCTGCAATAGATGCAGTTAAAGCTTCAACAATATCTTCCCAATTTCACGTTAGGTATGCTAATAAGGAACTAATGGATAAATACAAGAACGAGAATATTCAATCCCTATATAATATCGAAACCGCGAGCGCATCTTATGTGCTTACAGGTTATTTGAACGTTAACAGTATAGGAAAGACACAAAATTATCCCGTAAAGGAAGTTGATAAGAAAAAGGATAGGGAAAAGGTTGCATTGGATGCCTTAATGATAACTTTAACGCAATTCCTATTTGGCGCAAAGTTGACTAGATTTAAGCCCATAGTGGAGATAGAGGCCTTATTTGTTAGCGCTTCAGAGAAGCCTTTCAATCTACCGCCCGTAACTGGAGACATTAAGAAATACATAGACCTTGTTAACTCCACAACTGATTCCTTCGCTAAAGTGTTGAATATTAAACGACCCGTAGTAAAGTACTATCTAAAGGAGGAGAAAGGTAACGTCAACACGCCGATAGATGCGTTTACGGTAATGTAG
- the csa5 gene encoding type I-A CRISPR-associated protein Csa5, producing MEVSEPVAETISKRFWALIKMLRFYVVLRRFGYIDPLIYSIDPKQIKDVLSEALREFVSYTSSSSSRSIVINDDPKNPVTTQAPCLVVAKREEIPQNFPNIYRYTIYKIDKSSEYCISPLVVNDKYATLITPNESIIKEFFDKLDSNIQYARVLASLAVGGE from the coding sequence ATGGAAGTGTCAGAACCAGTTGCGGAAACTATCTCGAAAAGGTTTTGGGCATTAATAAAGATGTTGAGGTTCTACGTTGTGCTTAGGAGGTTTGGCTACATAGACCCCTTAATATATTCCATTGATCCGAAGCAAATAAAGGATGTGTTGTCAGAAGCATTGAGGGAATTCGTTTCTTATACTTCCTCTTCATCTAGTAGAAGCATTGTTATTAATGATGATCCGAAAAATCCGGTAACCACTCAAGCCCCTTGTCTAGTTGTAGCTAAGAGGGAGGAGATCCCCCAAAACTTCCCCAATATTTATCGATATACAATTTACAAGATTGATAAATCTAGTGAGTACTGTATTTCCCCTCTTGTTGTAAATGATAAGTACGCTACACTTATTACACCTAATGAGTCAATTATAAAGGAATTTTTTGATAAATTAGATTCAAATATTCAATACGCTCGAGTTTTAGCCTCACTTGCAGTTGGAGGTGAATAA
- the cas1 gene encoding CRISPR-associated endonuclease Cas1: MDKKIAFVKDYGAYLKVEKGLITCKIKDQVKWSIAPTELHSIVVLTNSSISSEVVKVANEYGIEIVFFNNHEPYAKLIPAKYAGSFKVWLKQLTAWKRRKVQFAKAFIYGKVHNQWVTLRYYERKYGYDLMSQEMDRLAREITLVNTAEDVMQKEAEAAKVYWRGVKSLLPKSLGFKGRRKRVSDNLDPFNRALNIGYGMLRKVVWGAVISVGLNPYIGFLHKFRSGRISLVFDLMEEFRSPFVDRKLIGLARESADKVTDLKTLYSLFSDMKEDEIYTQARRLVNAILNDEEYRPYLAK, from the coding sequence ATGGATAAGAAAATAGCGTTCGTTAAGGATTACGGTGCCTATTTAAAGGTCGAGAAGGGGTTAATAACTTGTAAGATAAAGGATCAAGTGAAGTGGTCTATTGCCCCTACAGAACTCCACTCCATAGTCGTTCTAACGAACTCCTCCATTTCATCTGAAGTGGTAAAGGTCGCAAACGAGTACGGAATAGAAATAGTGTTCTTCAACAACCATGAACCTTATGCAAAGCTAATCCCTGCGAAATACGCCGGTTCATTTAAGGTTTGGCTGAAACAGTTAACTGCTTGGAAGAGGAGAAAAGTCCAATTCGCAAAGGCGTTTATCTACGGTAAAGTTCACAACCAATGGGTTACGTTAAGGTATTATGAGAGGAAATACGGGTATGATCTAATGAGTCAAGAGATGGATAGATTGGCTAGGGAAATCACGCTCGTTAACACCGCTGAGGATGTGATGCAAAAAGAGGCTGAGGCTGCTAAGGTTTATTGGAGGGGAGTTAAGTCTTTACTGCCTAAGTCCTTGGGATTTAAGGGGAGGAGGAAGAGGGTTAGCGATAACTTAGATCCCTTTAATAGGGCTTTGAATATAGGTTATGGAATGCTGAGGAAAGTCGTTTGGGGTGCGGTGATATCAGTTGGATTAAACCCGTACATAGGGTTTTTACACAAGTTCAGAAGTGGTAGAATATCGTTAGTGTTTGACTTAATGGAGGAGTTTAGGAGTCCCTTTGTTGATAGGAAGCTAATTGGATTGGCGAGGGAGAGTGCGGATAAGGTAACTGACTTGAAAACACTCTACTCTTTATTCTCTGACATGAAGGAGGACGAGATTTACACTCAAGCTAGGAGGTTAGTTAACGCTATACTGAATGATGAGGAATACAGACCATACCTAGCGAAGTGA
- the cas2 gene encoding CRISPR-associated endonuclease Cas2 has translation MVMLYLIFYDITDDNLRNRVAEFLKKKGLDRIQYSVFMGDLNSSRLKDVEAGLKMIGNRKKLQEDERFFILIVPITENQFRERIVIGYSGSEREEKSNVVW, from the coding sequence ATCGTAATGCTTTACCTAATATTTTACGATATTACTGATGATAATCTTAGGAATAGGGTTGCCGAGTTCTTGAAGAAGAAGGGATTGGATAGAATACAATATAGTGTGTTTATGGGGGATTTAAACTCGTCTAGGCTTAAGGACGTCGAGGCTGGGTTGAAAATGATAGGCAATAGAAAGAAGCTTCAAGAGGATGAGAGATTTTTCATACTTATTGTTCCAATAACTGAAAACCAATTCAGAGAGAGGATTGTGATAGGTTACTCTGGAAGTGAAAGAGAGGAGAAAAGTAACGTTGTGTGGTAG
- a CDS encoding CRISPR-associated endonuclease Cas3'', which yields MTCWAFYGMETIKQHSLGILNFFRDNFSYIIPIISYRTGIDKETVRKSVEIGVSLHDIGKTSKQYDRSYFGHEFYSGYLVYKILRECCDSELKPLVALAAMSHHQGMGGRTLNEMILKGNYTRIPSPYELREECRDDIVEILRKIGVEIKDFPQKVTISDVKSWFQKLNIKWKNLYVIILGPLMVSDTVVANKNRGGDQYNRIIEEYEKWIKVK from the coding sequence ATGACTTGTTGGGCATTTTACGGAATGGAAACGATTAAACAACATAGTTTAGGTATACTCAATTTCTTTAGGGATAACTTCTCCTATATCATTCCAATTATATCATATAGGACTGGGATTGATAAGGAAACGGTGAGGAAGAGTGTTGAGATAGGCGTTTCCCTTCACGACATAGGTAAAACGTCTAAACAATACGATAGGAGCTATTTCGGCCATGAATTTTATAGTGGGTATCTCGTTTACAAGATCCTACGAGAGTGTTGCGATTCAGAACTAAAACCGTTAGTTGCCCTGGCTGCAATGAGTCATCACCAAGGGATGGGGGGTAGAACGTTAAACGAGATGATATTGAAGGGGAATTACACGAGGATTCCTTCACCTTACGAGTTGAGGGAAGAATGCAGGGATGATATTGTAGAAATACTAAGAAAAATTGGTGTGGAAATAAAGGATTTCCCTCAAAAGGTTACTATAAGTGACGTTAAGAGTTGGTTTCAAAAGTTGAACATTAAGTGGAAAAACTTATACGTTATAATCCTCGGACCGTTAATGGTATCTGACACAGTTGTGGCTAACAAGAATAGGGGAGGGGATCAGTACAACAGAATAATAGAGGAATACGAGAAGTGGATAAAAGTTAAGTAA
- the cas4a gene encoding type I-A CRISPR-associated protein Cas4/Csa1 has translation MFFTHSDILLLSKRIKKLPKNVDEELRGWNWSEPPVYTRSLSQVSISEMVYCSTLRNVYLKVKGFRGEIGRQILQGSLIHTVYAIGIEAVKRFIYSRENVDGSTLRTLMGDEFYSLLKDLKEEEGIYAKILWDHIISIYSAELDRVRSKFTNLTRDSLVSQVVPFYVEFPVDGSLLGLTNLRVDAFIPHLPLIAEMKTGKYKYTHELSLAGYALAIESQYEIPIDFGYLCYVTVTEKEVRNNCKLIPISDSLRSEFLDMRDKAQDIMDKGVDPGIAKDCERDCMFYKVCHP, from the coding sequence GTGTTCTTTACTCATTCAGATATACTGTTGCTTTCAAAGAGGATAAAGAAGTTACCTAAAAACGTGGATGAGGAGCTGAGGGGATGGAATTGGAGCGAACCACCAGTTTACACTAGATCCCTTTCCCAAGTATCAATTTCCGAAATGGTTTACTGTAGTACTCTGAGAAACGTTTACCTTAAGGTAAAGGGCTTTAGGGGAGAAATAGGTAGGCAAATACTTCAAGGTTCACTTATCCACACGGTTTACGCTATTGGCATAGAAGCAGTTAAGCGCTTTATTTATTCAAGGGAAAACGTTGATGGGAGTACTCTGAGAACGCTAATGGGAGATGAGTTTTACTCTCTACTTAAGGACTTAAAGGAGGAAGAAGGGATTTACGCAAAGATCTTATGGGATCACATTATAAGCATTTACTCGGCTGAACTGGATAGGGTTAGGAGTAAGTTCACTAACTTGACTAGGGATTCCTTGGTCTCCCAAGTTGTACCGTTTTACGTTGAGTTTCCGGTTGATGGTTCCCTTCTGGGCCTAACCAATTTAAGGGTTGACGCTTTTATTCCTCACCTTCCCCTAATAGCGGAAATGAAGACTGGGAAATACAAATACACCCACGAGTTGTCCCTTGCAGGATACGCTTTGGCAATTGAAAGCCAGTACGAGATACCCATTGATTTTGGTTACTTGTGTTACGTTACTGTGACTGAAAAGGAGGTTAGGAATAACTGTAAGCTGATTCCCATTTCAGACTCCTTGAGGAGTGAGTTCTTGGACATGAGGGATAAGGCTCAAGACATAATGGATAAGGGTGTGGATCCGGGGATAGCTAAGGATTGTGAGAGGGATTGCATGTTTTATAAGGTTTGCCACCCTTAA
- the cas3 gene encoding CRISPR-associated helicase Cas3' — MRKGIQKVLDILNCRDNSIYYECEDVNFILTFPTGYGKTTLSLEIAQMIDLKPTQNFSRLIHVVPTRSLARDIQNSAFERGLRFAVQYSFTPSHIKSPLFLAKFIITTYDSFLLNLYKASIGEPFSHHGHYDLPRFGIYTSLVHFDEFHLMNEGNSWTSLLGAVRHLSKVGVNMILSSATPSRSVEEELIRMMENRKVVRLAVVNEYGESVKNRNCVKVSEGYYECKVGSVKYTSVEVEDKMKVPNININFLDEEDEVLGVVRRNKDKKIMVIVNTVDKAIMLYEKLRDLSPCLVHSRFKIGDRDEKLRKECNIIIATQVIEVGVNISSEMMITEQAPITSIVQRVGRLLRDKEKDKGELYIWKSGNYYPYDKDEVENTVKELEGTKNDISLKLPSSYGEIVDRVVKPPRGDLNLLKELDNIAENLFATKGDLEKLLDRYCSLTNSYVINVAYDTPASERDLIPLDGDLALKIAVKGNDCVYAYVEEYMPEKKVELDKVNVRETCVEITKPCRDYRKVFHDEDKRYIIYALKIDKELYNEETGLRLKK; from the coding sequence ATGAGGAAGGGAATACAGAAAGTCTTGGACATTCTCAACTGTCGTGATAATTCAATTTATTATGAATGTGAAGACGTAAACTTCATCCTAACGTTCCCAACTGGTTACGGAAAGACCACGCTTTCTTTGGAAATTGCACAAATGATTGACTTAAAGCCCACTCAAAACTTCAGTAGGTTAATCCACGTTGTTCCTACTAGGTCTTTGGCAAGGGATATTCAGAATTCCGCTTTTGAAAGAGGACTAAGATTCGCAGTTCAATACTCCTTCACTCCCTCTCACATAAAATCCCCACTTTTCTTAGCGAAGTTCATCATAACGACTTACGATTCGTTCTTGCTAAACTTGTACAAGGCGTCAATAGGAGAGCCTTTCTCACATCACGGTCATTACGATTTGCCCAGATTTGGAATATACACTTCTCTAGTACACTTCGATGAGTTCCACTTAATGAATGAGGGAAATTCATGGACCTCTCTGTTAGGGGCAGTTAGGCACTTATCTAAAGTTGGAGTGAATATGATACTCTCATCAGCTACACCTAGTAGGAGCGTGGAGGAGGAACTAATCAGAATGATGGAGAACCGAAAAGTAGTTAGGTTGGCGGTTGTAAACGAATACGGCGAATCCGTGAAAAATAGAAATTGCGTGAAAGTTAGTGAAGGTTACTACGAGTGTAAAGTGGGAAGCGTGAAGTACACTAGCGTAGAGGTGGAGGATAAGATGAAGGTCCCTAATATAAACATTAATTTTCTTGATGAAGAGGATGAGGTATTAGGAGTAGTTAGGAGAAATAAGGATAAGAAAATTATGGTCATAGTGAACACTGTTGATAAGGCAATAATGCTTTACGAAAAGTTAAGGGATTTATCTCCTTGCTTAGTACACTCGAGGTTTAAGATAGGTGATAGGGATGAGAAGTTGAGAAAGGAGTGCAATATTATAATTGCAACTCAAGTCATTGAGGTTGGCGTTAACATTTCCTCTGAGATGATGATAACTGAACAAGCTCCAATAACCTCTATTGTACAGAGAGTTGGTAGGTTATTAAGAGATAAAGAAAAGGATAAGGGGGAACTTTACATATGGAAGAGCGGGAATTATTATCCCTATGACAAAGACGAAGTTGAAAACACTGTTAAGGAGTTAGAAGGTACGAAAAACGACATATCCTTAAAGTTACCTTCAAGTTACGGAGAAATTGTAGATAGAGTTGTAAAGCCTCCAAGAGGGGACCTTAATTTATTAAAAGAGCTAGATAATATAGCGGAAAACTTATTCGCAACTAAAGGGGACTTAGAAAAATTACTTGATAGGTATTGTAGTCTAACTAACTCGTATGTTATAAACGTAGCGTATGATACTCCAGCTTCAGAGAGGGATCTAATTCCACTTGACGGGGATTTGGCACTTAAAATAGCTGTTAAGGGTAATGATTGTGTCTACGCTTACGTAGAGGAATACATGCCAGAGAAAAAGGTAGAGCTTGATAAGGTAAATGTAAGGGAAACTTGCGTTGAAATAACAAAACCTTGTAGAGATTATAGGAAAGTCTTTCATGATGAAGATAAACGCTATATAATATACGCACTGAAGATAGATAAAGAACTTTACAATGAAGAAACTGGGTTGAGGTTGAAGAAATGA
- the crn1 gene encoding CRISPR-associated ring nuclease Crn1 produces the protein MVKLVATLGKSPGGIAETLDNLTSGNYVAPFEAKEIKVNELVVIRTEEVTESYYFLKTILLCCLDFTNVREIALPFDDISSPQDFITVRESVRKVLSTGDYLDFSGGRKAITAAAVLTARDVGAHLVTTVIDQDDYIRMNRRYEELKGKALSVYNKGQCVSYFCDLMSSKAKTIIFF, from the coding sequence ATGGTAAAGCTAGTCGCAACTCTAGGTAAGTCTCCTGGAGGAATAGCTGAGACTTTGGATAACTTGACCTCTGGAAATTACGTAGCTCCCTTTGAGGCTAAGGAAATCAAGGTTAATGAGCTTGTCGTAATAAGGACTGAAGAGGTGACTGAGAGCTATTACTTCTTGAAAACCATTCTTCTATGTTGTTTGGATTTCACTAACGTTAGGGAAATAGCGTTACCGTTTGACGATATTTCATCCCCCCAGGATTTCATAACTGTTAGGGAAAGTGTTAGGAAGGTTTTGAGTACTGGAGATTATTTGGACTTCTCTGGAGGAAGAAAGGCAATTACTGCAGCTGCAGTATTGACAGCAAGGGATGTTGGGGCGCACCTGGTTACAACTGTTATTGATCAAGACGATTACATTAGAATGAATAGGAGGTATGAGGAACTGAAGGGTAAGGCATTGTCAGTTTATAACAAGGGGCAGTGTGTAAGTTACTTCTGCGATTTGATGTCATCTAAGGCTAAGACTATAATATTTTTCTAA
- the cas5a gene encoding type I-A CRISPR-associated protein Cas5a, which yields MKGVVIFGIHHWGFSVRVPRTSAGGSSYIVPPITTILGALSRGYCTDYAVKNNVSCTKEFIDKFSSDLFWVTYGTEEHMLMPYSDLLREERVPYRQSKNRSLDHVSDWFGVSAFGKVYCESVNFSILLLLNKENSEFWSKLGWQIISLGTKESLVTITDVKVVDVEESSDEDIYTIYYIPAECLTNTEEFEVVNMPVKNVYELSSKPSIGAFSNFLVPRKTPFIGGKVKVKKSDVRGDICKVYKMADKYVITLKEGLGRWYSK from the coding sequence ATGAAAGGTGTTGTTATTTTCGGTATTCACCATTGGGGTTTTTCAGTTAGAGTTCCCAGAACTTCCGCAGGTGGAAGTTCTTATATCGTTCCTCCCATAACTACTATTTTGGGTGCGTTAAGTAGAGGTTACTGTACTGATTACGCTGTTAAGAACAACGTTTCTTGTACTAAGGAGTTCATAGATAAATTCTCATCTGATCTCTTCTGGGTTACTTACGGTACTGAGGAACATATGCTAATGCCCTATTCAGATCTCTTGAGGGAGGAGAGAGTACCATATAGACAGTCAAAGAATAGAAGTTTGGACCACGTAAGTGATTGGTTTGGAGTTTCAGCTTTTGGAAAAGTTTACTGTGAAAGCGTAAATTTTAGCATATTATTACTACTGAATAAGGAAAATTCCGAATTCTGGAGTAAATTGGGTTGGCAAATAATATCATTAGGTACAAAGGAGTCGTTAGTTACAATAACTGATGTAAAGGTAGTTGACGTAGAGGAAAGCAGCGATGAGGACATTTATACAATATACTATATACCGGCAGAATGTCTAACAAATACAGAAGAGTTTGAAGTAGTGAACATGCCCGTAAAGAACGTGTATGAGCTTTCCAGTAAGCCGAGTATTGGAGCTTTCTCAAATTTCTTAGTCCCAAGGAAGACTCCATTTATAGGAGGAAAAGTAAAGGTTAAGAAGAGTGATGTGAGAGGGGACATATGCAAAGTTTATAAAATGGCTGATAAATACGTGATAACCCTTAAGGAGGGATTAGGGAGATGGTATTCAAAATAA